One part of the Bdellovibrio bacteriovorus genome encodes these proteins:
- a CDS encoding esterase-like activity of phytase family protein, translating to MLRGTGICLVLLFSLKVQALSLEYFGETAIKTGTEFKKTTIGGLSGMAFSGDTLWALSDDRGKFGEPRFYGFDLKISGKSVSLNPKSVSFISGLPKTGERAAILDPEGLALLPSGDFLVCSEGSNDSKPREMPRIFRISPQGTWKSDLSVPAKFLPESIGQQKQGVQNNLSFEGLSSSVDGKVLFASVETSLFQDYVAGEEEKGDWLRILKYEDKPEKGYQPLAEYAYRLDPLKDGHGGKEVFRGASEILAVSETKLIVLERGVRLLPKKIWANTITLYLVDLSKGTDVSGVSKLEGAKFTGVKKIKLVDFESDLGKKRGDKRVQNFEALAWGPKLPDGRRSLLIMSDNNFSKKEITELVVFAVEGE from the coding sequence CGATCAAGACCGGAACCGAGTTCAAAAAGACCACCATCGGTGGTCTTTCCGGCATGGCCTTCAGTGGCGACACTCTGTGGGCGCTTTCTGATGATCGTGGAAAGTTCGGGGAGCCCCGCTTTTACGGTTTTGACCTGAAGATTTCGGGGAAGTCTGTTTCTTTAAACCCCAAATCCGTCAGCTTTATTTCAGGCCTTCCCAAAACCGGGGAGCGGGCCGCGATTTTGGATCCTGAAGGGCTGGCGCTGTTGCCGTCCGGGGATTTCTTGGTTTGCTCTGAAGGCAGCAACGATTCCAAACCACGCGAAATGCCCCGGATCTTCCGTATTAGCCCGCAAGGGACGTGGAAGTCCGACCTGTCCGTTCCGGCCAAGTTTTTACCCGAATCCATCGGCCAGCAAAAGCAGGGCGTGCAGAACAACCTTTCGTTTGAGGGACTCTCAAGTTCCGTGGACGGGAAGGTGCTGTTTGCGAGTGTAGAAACTTCCCTTTTCCAGGATTATGTCGCCGGAGAAGAGGAAAAAGGCGACTGGCTGCGAATTCTCAAGTACGAAGACAAGCCTGAAAAAGGCTATCAGCCCTTGGCCGAGTATGCTTATCGCCTGGATCCGTTGAAAGACGGGCACGGGGGAAAAGAAGTCTTCCGCGGGGCTTCGGAAATTCTGGCCGTCAGTGAAACCAAACTGATTGTGCTGGAACGCGGAGTGCGCCTGCTGCCGAAAAAGATCTGGGCCAATACGATCACTTTGTATCTGGTGGATCTTTCCAAAGGCACGGATGTTTCGGGTGTAAGTAAGTTGGAAGGTGCGAAGTTCACGGGTGTTAAAAAAATAAAGCTGGTGGATTTCGAATCTGATCTTGGTAAAAAACGTGGCGACAAACGTGTGCAGAACTTTGAAGCTTTGGCCTGGGGGCCGAAACTTCCGGATGGCCGGCGCAGTTTGCTGATAATGAGTGATAATAATTTTTCAAAAAAAGAAATCACCGAGTTGGTTGTTTTCGCAGTTGAGGGTGAATAG
- a CDS encoding DUF3817 domain-containing protein, giving the protein MIQAFRILGWLEGASFLILLLIAMPMKYMAGNPALVKSMGPIHGFLFIGYILMANFIASELNWSMKQRILSFAAAVLPAGTFWFERKYLDKKETV; this is encoded by the coding sequence ATGATTCAAGCATTCCGTATTTTGGGTTGGCTCGAAGGGGCTTCCTTCCTGATTCTTCTTTTGATCGCTATGCCTATGAAGTACATGGCAGGCAATCCCGCTTTGGTTAAATCCATGGGGCCTATCCACGGTTTCCTGTTCATCGGTTACATCCTGATGGCAAACTTCATTGCCAGCGAACTGAACTGGTCCATGAAACAAAGAATTCTTTCCTTCGCAGCGGCCGTGCTTCCCGCCGGCACTTTCTGGTTTGAACGTAAATATCTCGATAAGAAAGAGACTGTTTAG
- a CDS encoding class I SAM-dependent rRNA methyltransferase, whose protein sequence is MMTVWRLRQGADKRIRSGHPWVFSNELLVSPKGHPAGAAVELQDSKGQFLARGYGNPHSLISFRALSFNSQDKDPTSFDFLHEKIFNSWRVRKAAGFRGSFRLAFGESDFIPGLVLDYYVIVQNGKRAQLFAAQLVTAGMNEALKDAEGFFKGLAEKAHAQGLSEFGWDQTAVVIRNDVGVRKLEGLQVEEPRLIKDLPDMNLRDVEIVLNAAGDDGTITMSCDLVEGQKTGFFLDQTHNIFLAVGLFKNWAKTQQPRKIRVLDLCCYVGHWSTQITRALKSLGFEVEVSLADISKTALAFAKKNAEREGAEVVVHEMDVSEGLAALPSTHYDIVIADPPAFIKSKKDIPIGKHAYLKMNTHAFRLVKKNGFVASCSCSGLLEEEEFRDAIRKASLRNYAELRSVLRGGHAADHPTLMQFPEGFYLKMYVHYVH, encoded by the coding sequence ATGATGACAGTGTGGCGTCTTCGTCAGGGAGCCGATAAAAGAATTCGCAGTGGACACCCGTGGGTGTTTTCCAACGAGCTGCTGGTAAGCCCTAAGGGTCATCCCGCGGGTGCGGCGGTAGAGCTTCAGGATTCCAAAGGGCAGTTCTTGGCCCGCGGTTACGGCAATCCTCATTCCCTGATTTCTTTCCGTGCGTTGAGCTTCAACAGTCAGGACAAGGATCCAACCAGTTTTGACTTCCTTCATGAAAAGATCTTCAACTCTTGGCGCGTAAGAAAGGCTGCGGGCTTCCGTGGCAGCTTCCGCCTGGCGTTTGGCGAATCTGATTTCATCCCAGGTTTGGTTCTGGATTACTATGTGATCGTACAAAACGGCAAACGTGCTCAGCTCTTTGCTGCCCAGTTGGTGACGGCGGGAATGAATGAAGCCCTGAAGGATGCGGAAGGCTTCTTCAAAGGTTTGGCTGAAAAAGCTCATGCGCAAGGTCTTTCCGAGTTTGGCTGGGATCAAACGGCGGTGGTGATTCGTAATGACGTGGGTGTGCGCAAGCTTGAAGGCTTGCAGGTTGAAGAGCCGCGCCTGATCAAGGATCTGCCGGACATGAACCTTCGTGATGTTGAAATCGTGCTAAACGCCGCAGGTGATGACGGCACGATCACCATGAGCTGTGATCTGGTTGAAGGCCAAAAAACGGGCTTTTTCCTGGATCAGACTCACAACATCTTCCTGGCAGTGGGGTTATTTAAGAACTGGGCAAAAACCCAACAGCCGCGCAAGATCCGTGTGCTTGATCTGTGCTGCTATGTCGGTCACTGGTCCACGCAGATTACTCGCGCTTTGAAGTCTTTGGGCTTTGAAGTGGAAGTGTCTTTGGCGGATATCTCCAAGACCGCGTTGGCCTTCGCGAAAAAGAATGCCGAGCGTGAAGGGGCGGAAGTCGTCGTTCACGAAATGGACGTGTCTGAAGGTTTGGCGGCTTTACCAAGCACTCACTACGACATCGTGATTGCGGACCCACCGGCGTTTATCAAATCCAAAAAAGACATCCCTATCGGGAAGCACGCTTACCTTAAGATGAACACGCACGCATTCCGTCTGGTGAAAAAGAACGGCTTTGTGGCTTCATGCTCTTGTTCTGGTTTGCTGGAAGAAGAAGAATTCCGCGATGCGATTCGTAAGGCGTCACTGAGAAACTACGCCGAGCTTCGCAGCGTTCTGCGCGGGGGCCATGCGGCAGACCATCCAACCTTGATGCAGTTCCCGGAAGGGTTTTACCTAAAAATGTACGTTCACTATGTGCATTAA